In the Limanda limanda chromosome 10, fLimLim1.1, whole genome shotgun sequence genome, one interval contains:
- the map1lc3cl gene encoding microtubule-associated proteins 1A/1B light chain 3C: MAPFEKSMEMMPFKQRRNLCIETRKDEVSSIRSKFPNKLPVIVERYIREKSLPLLDKTKFLVPFELTLGQFLCLLRNKIDLESTQALFLLVAERSMSCMSSSMGDVYSRHSDTDGFLYITYASQEMFGAAPPAASPHC; the protein is encoded by the exons atggcaCCTTTTGAGAAATCCATGGAAATGATGCCCTTCAAGCAAAGGAG AAATCTCTGTATAGAAACAAGAAAAGATGAAGTGAGCAGCATTCGCTCTAAATTCCCAAACAAGTTACCT GTAATTGTTGAACGTTACATCCGTGAAAAGAGTCTCCCCCTGTTGGACAAAACAAAGTTCCTGGTTCCCTTTGAGCTCACTTTGGGTCAGTTCCTCTGCCTGCTCAG GAATAAGATTGACTTGGAGTCCACACAAGCCCTGTTCCTCCTGGTGGCAGAGAGGAGCATGTCCTGTATGTCCTCCAGCATGGGAGATGTTTACTCTCGCCACAGCGACACAGACGGCTTCCTCTACATCACCTACGCCTCGCAGGAGATGTTTGGAGCAGCCCCGCCGGCCGCCAGCCCGCACTGCTGA